A stretch of DNA from Yoonia sp. BS5-3:
GAACAAACGATCCTGCAGAATTTTTTCGGCCCGCAATTCGTCACGCCGGTGGATCAGCGTCACCTTTGAGGCGAAGTTCGTCAGGAACAGCGCCTCTTCGACCGCCGTATTCCCGCCGCCGACAACAACAATTTCCTGACCGCGGTAAAAGAAGCCATCGCAGGTCGCGCAGGCGCTGACGCCAAAGCCTTTGAATTTCTCTTCGGTCGGCAGCCCGAGCCATTTAGCGCGCGCGCCAGTGCATAGGATCACAGCATCCGCAGTATAGACCGTGCCGCTGTCAGACTGCGCTTTGAAAGGCCGGTTCTGCAAATCAAGCGAAGTGATAATATCGCCGACGATGTCGCAACCCATGGCGCGTGCATGTGCCTCCATCCGGAGCATCAGATCGGGGCCTTGCACCTCGGTATCGCCGGGCCAGTTTTCAACCTCGGTTGTGGTGGTCAACTGCCCGCCCGGTTCAATCCCCTGTACCAGCACAGGTGCCAACATCGCCCGCGCAGCATAAACGCCAGCCGTATAGCCAGCAGGGCCG
This window harbors:
- the trxB gene encoding thioredoxin-disulfide reductase, translating into MTTTRHTKVLIIGSGPAGYTAGVYAARAMLAPVLVQGIEPGGQLTTTTEVENWPGDTEVQGPDLMLRMEAHARAMGCDIVGDIITSLDLQNRPFKAQSDSGTVYTADAVILCTGARAKWLGLPTEEKFKGFGVSACATCDGFFYRGQEIVVVGGGNTAVEEALFLTNFASKVTLIHRRDELRAEKILQDRLFKNPKIETLWFHEVEEVFGTENPLGVEGVRVKHTKTGEITEIAAKGVFIAIGHAPSSELVKDQLETHSGGYVVVEPGTTRTAIPGVFAAGDLTDHVYRQAVTSAGMGCMAALDAEKYLAELDDA